The proteins below come from a single Methanobrevibacter sp. genomic window:
- a CDS encoding dihydropteroate synthase-like protein: MKVLIITGELAYPLIKEVVSNSKEDIIVHIADNTQVAAFLTPRQIIKEVKTCFSDQLDEIDMILVPGLIKKGTKEITKELGIPTFKGSTDGADLAMVLNLVGSIDLSEDRPADKLIEEEKRKEAFKFIEEFENDTENIKKLLEKPNNILIRNLPVGEDFPMRVLSEIANAPFLSKEALINKCKYFVDSGADMIDIGMAAGEDFSDKIPELIQTLRPIVGDRPLSIDTLNAKEIKVAAENGIDFVLSLDLGNNSEVQEILKEKDIPAVLLPTNFSQGKSPKSPAERVESMHQLIKDTEGLRYVADLILDPVNSSSIVESIIACNEFHKTNPAPMFFGVGNVTELMDADSGGVNVLLAGIGMELGVSILFTPEESGKTRGSVYELATASKMMFLAKHRKSIPKDLGINLVAFKDKHKRNDIILNELDGVEETRQKAPLKFIRDKAGSFKINVDYGTTVAESRITATHFKKNNADLVIVGQSAKEVYEEIISKELVTRMEHAAYLGSELQKAEIAMITGKEYVQDFELFKNPDEFKN; the protein is encoded by the coding sequence ATGAAGGTTTTAATAATTACTGGTGAGTTAGCGTATCCTTTAATCAAAGAAGTTGTTTCAAATTCAAAAGAAGATATAATTGTTCATATTGCAGATAATACTCAAGTAGCTGCATTTTTAACTCCAAGACAAATTATTAAAGAAGTAAAAACCTGTTTTTCCGATCAACTGGATGAAATTGACATGATTCTTGTTCCGGGCTTAATAAAAAAAGGAACAAAAGAGATTACAAAAGAACTGGGAATTCCAACTTTCAAGGGGTCTACCGATGGAGCCGATCTTGCAATGGTTTTGAACCTGGTTGGAAGCATTGATCTGTCTGAAGACAGGCCTGCAGACAAATTGATAGAAGAGGAAAAACGTAAGGAAGCCTTCAAATTCATTGAAGAATTTGAAAATGATACTGAAAATATTAAAAAACTTCTTGAAAAGCCAAATAATATCCTAATCAGAAATCTTCCTGTCGGTGAGGATTTTCCAATGAGGGTGCTTTCCGAAATCGCTAATGCACCATTCCTGTCAAAAGAGGCATTAATCAATAAATGTAAGTATTTTGTTGATTCGGGAGCCGACATGATTGATATAGGAATGGCCGCAGGTGAAGATTTTTCCGACAAGATTCCTGAATTAATCCAAACATTAAGGCCGATTGTTGGAGATAGGCCATTAAGTATCGATACATTGAATGCCAAGGAAATTAAGGTGGCTGCCGAAAATGGAATTGATTTTGTTTTAAGCCTTGATTTGGGAAACAATTCTGAAGTTCAGGAAATACTGAAGGAAAAAGATATTCCAGCAGTATTGCTGCCGACTAATTTTTCACAGGGAAAATCTCCAAAATCTCCTGCAGAAAGAGTTGAATCAATGCATCAGTTAATCAAGGACACTGAAGGACTAAGATATGTGGCTGACCTGATTTTAGACCCTGTAAACAGTTCAAGTATCGTGGAATCAATTATTGCATGCAATGAATTTCACAAGACCAATCCCGCACCAATGTTTTTCGGAGTAGGTAACGTAACCGAATTGATGGATGCCGATTCAGGCGGTGTTAATGTGCTTTTAGCAGGAATAGGTATGGAGCTGGGAGTCAGTATTTTATTTACTCCTGAGGAAAGTGGTAAAACCAGGGGAAGTGTCTATGAACTGGCCACCGCTTCAAAGATGATGTTTCTTGCAAAACACAGAAAATCCATTCCAAAAGATTTGGGGATCAACCTGGTTGCCTTTAAGGATAAGCATAAAAGAAATGACATTATTTTAAATGAACTTGATGGCGTTGAAGAAACCCGGCAGAAAGCACCATTAAAATTCATAAGGGATAAGGCAGGAAGTTTTAAAATAAATGTAGATTACGGAACTACTGTAGCCGAAAGCAGAATCACTGCCACTCATTTTAAGAAAAACAATGCTGATTTGGTCATTGTAGGTCAATCTGCAAAAGAAGTATATGAAGAAATAATTTCAAAAGAGCTGGTAACTCGAATGGAACATGCAGCATATTTGGGTTCTGAACTTCAAAAAGCTGAAATAGCAATGATTACCGGTAAAGAATATGTTCAGGATTTTGAATTATTCAAAAATCCTGATGAGTTTAAAAATTAG
- a CDS encoding pyruvate ferredoxin oxidoreductase subunit gamma: MIEIRFHGRGGQGSVTAAEILAKAAFKDGKYVQAFPFFGVERRGAPVMAFTRIDDKPIDLRYQIYNPDYVLVLDDGLLNVVDVFAGIKDNTEVIINTQDFEGSGEHVVHSIDATGIALDLLGRNIVNTIILGYFAKKTQLVSIDSLIEVIKETFPGKIGELNADATKKAYEMG, translated from the coding sequence ATGATTGAAATTCGTTTTCATGGTAGAGGTGGACAAGGTTCTGTAACAGCTGCTGAAATTTTGGCTAAAGCAGCTTTTAAAGACGGAAAATATGTTCAAGCTTTCCCATTTTTTGGAGTTGAACGTAGAGGAGCTCCAGTAATGGCTTTCACAAGAATTGATGATAAGCCTATCGACTTAAGATATCAAATCTATAATCCTGACTACGTATTAGTACTTGACGACGGATTATTAAATGTAGTGGACGTATTTGCTGGAATTAAAGACAATACTGAAGTAATTATTAATACCCAAGACTTTGAAGGTAGTGGGGAACATGTGGTCCACAGTATTGATGCAACTGGTATTGCACTTGACCTGTTAGGACGTAACATCGTAAACACAATTATTTTAGGATACTTTGCTAAAAAAACCCAACTAGTAAGTATTGATTCACTTATTGAAGTGATAAAAGAAACATTCCCTGGAAAAATTGGAGAGTTAAATGCAGATGCTACCAAAAAAGCTTACGAAATGGGATAA
- the porD gene encoding pyruvate synthase subunit PorD codes for MVTIGCVIKTPGSSKNNKTGSWRTFKPILDKEKCIDCDNCIVFCPDSSVNKQHDIDYDYCKGCGICAHECPSDAIEMVKE; via the coding sequence ATGGTAACTATAGGATGTGTAATTAAAACACCAGGAAGTAGTAAAAATAATAAAACTGGAAGTTGGAGAACTTTCAAACCTATTTTAGACAAAGAAAAATGTATTGATTGTGACAATTGTATTGTATTTTGTCCGGATTCCAGTGTAAACAAACAACACGATATTGATTACGATTACTGTAAAGGATGCGGAATTTGTGCACATGAATGTCCTTCCGATGCAATCGAAATGGTAAAAGAATAA
- the porA gene encoding pyruvate synthase subunit PorA encodes MIREVMTANKAVAEAARLAKPQVIPVYPITPQTTISEYLAQYVADEKIDAKYVKVESEHSAISAAVGASCAGVRVFTATSSQGLMLMHEILFAAAGMRAPFVLADANRAISAPLNIWNDQQDSIAQRDAGWLQIYVENAQEALDTTLMAYKISENPNVLLPSMVCLDGFILTHTVEPVEIPDQEPVDKFLPPYKPEHSYLDPKDPMSIGNLADPEYYLEARHDMQVAMENSIEVIQKTCDEFAEIFGRKYGLVEPYKTEDAEIIFVAMGSLCSTIRVIVDQLREKGEKVGLLKIRAYRPFPVEAIDEAVKNCDKLAVIDKNVTFGIGGALYTDIKAKIHKEAYGFIAGLGGRDITPDSILEVYEKTKNVPEKEVTWIGLKEE; translated from the coding sequence ATGATAAGAGAAGTAATGACCGCAAACAAAGCAGTTGCAGAAGCTGCAAGATTAGCTAAACCACAAGTTATTCCTGTTTATCCAATTACTCCACAAACTACAATTTCAGAGTACTTAGCACAATATGTTGCAGATGAAAAAATTGATGCTAAATATGTTAAAGTTGAATCAGAACACAGTGCAATAAGTGCTGCTGTTGGAGCTAGTTGTGCAGGAGTAAGAGTATTTACAGCAACATCCTCACAAGGATTAATGTTAATGCACGAAATTTTATTTGCTGCAGCTGGTATGAGAGCACCATTTGTTTTAGCAGATGCAAACAGAGCAATATCTGCACCATTAAACATTTGGAACGACCAACAAGATTCAATCGCACAAAGAGATGCAGGATGGTTGCAAATTTATGTTGAAAATGCACAAGAAGCATTAGATACCACTTTAATGGCTTATAAAATTTCAGAAAATCCAAATGTATTACTCCCATCAATGGTATGTTTAGATGGATTTATTTTAACCCACACTGTTGAGCCTGTGGAAATCCCAGACCAAGAGCCAGTGGATAAATTTTTACCTCCATATAAACCAGAACATTCATACCTTGATCCAAAAGACCCAATGTCCATCGGTAACTTAGCAGACCCAGAATATTATCTTGAAGCAAGACATGACATGCAAGTTGCTATGGAAAACTCTATTGAAGTAATCCAAAAAACTTGTGATGAATTTGCAGAAATTTTCGGAAGAAAATATGGTCTTGTAGAACCTTATAAAACAGAAGATGCAGAAATTATCTTTGTTGCAATGGGATCACTTTGTAGTACTATCAGAGTAATTGTAGACCAGTTAAGAGAAAAAGGAGAAAAAGTTGGTTTACTTAAAATCAGAGCTTACAGACCATTCCCAGTTGAAGCTATTGATGAAGCTGTTAAAAATTGTGATAAATTAGCTGTAATCGATAAAAACGTAACATTCGGAATAGGTGGAGCATTATACACTGACATTAAAGCAAAAATCCACAAAGAAGCTTACGGATTTATTGCAGGTTTAGGTGGAAGAGACATCACACCTGACTCAATCTTAGAAGTATATGAAAAAACCAAAAATGTGCCTGAAAAAGAAGTCACATGGATTGGACTCAAGGAGGAATAA
- the porB gene encoding pyruvate synthase subunit PorB, with protein MDIPDKNLLAPGHRGCAGCGASIAVKLALNALGENTVAISATGCLEVMTTPYPETAWEVPFIHVAFENSGAVASGVESALRIQGKDDVNVIAFGGDGGTVDIGLQSLSGAMERGHNMTYICYDNEAYMNTGIQRSGATPFGATTTTSPMGSASFGEDKPKKNMPMIMAAHGIPYVATASIAYPEDYVNKVKKAAETKGPAYIHLQQPCTTGWGFGSDKTIEMGRLAVETGSWILYEIVDGKFDITYRPEERKPVREYLAPQKRFRHLNDELIEKIQKYVDAECEELGL; from the coding sequence GTGGACATACCTGATAAAAACTTATTAGCACCAGGACACAGGGGTTGTGCTGGATGTGGTGCATCAATTGCAGTTAAATTAGCTTTAAATGCATTAGGTGAAAATACCGTAGCTATTTCCGCTACAGGTTGTCTTGAAGTTATGACTACACCATACCCAGAAACAGCATGGGAAGTTCCTTTCATTCACGTAGCATTTGAAAACTCCGGTGCTGTTGCATCCGGTGTGGAAAGTGCATTAAGAATTCAAGGAAAAGATGATGTTAATGTTATTGCTTTCGGTGGTGACGGAGGTACTGTAGATATCGGTCTTCAATCATTATCCGGAGCCATGGAAAGAGGACACAACATGACATACATCTGTTACGATAACGAAGCATATATGAATACAGGTATTCAAAGAAGTGGAGCAACTCCGTTCGGTGCAACTACAACCACATCACCGATGGGAAGCGCAAGTTTCGGAGAAGACAAACCTAAGAAAAATATGCCTATGATTATGGCAGCACATGGAATTCCTTATGTGGCTACTGCATCAATAGCTTATCCAGAAGACTATGTCAACAAAGTTAAAAAAGCAGCTGAAACCAAAGGACCTGCGTACATACACTTACAACAACCATGTACAACAGGTTGGGGATTCGGTTCCGATAAAACTATTGAAATGGGTAGATTAGCTGTTGAAACTGGATCTTGGATTTTATATGAAATCGTGGACGGTAAATTTGATATCACTTACAGGCCAGAAGAAAGGAAACCTGTAAGAGAATATTTAGCACCGCAAAAAAGATTCAGACACTTAAATGATGAGCTCATTGAAAAAATCCAAAAATACGTCGATGCAGAGTGTGAAGAATTAGGATTATAA